TTGATTGCCATTAAACGGCACCGTAACAGGGTGATCAACACCTGCACACTGCGATGCCAGCGCCTCCAGCGCACAGGCCGCCTCACCTTCATAACTCAACGATTCCGGCGCACAATGCAACGCGGCGGCAACCGCATCAAACAGTCGTCCGCACGACGATGCCAGCGGGGCATTGATTCCCCGCTCGATGGCGCGCGCCAGTACGTTCCAGTTTTGATGCTGTAGCCCCGATGTTTCCGGGTAACGCTGCCAGTCAGGAACAAAACGCAGGCACTGCGCGAGCAGATTGCGCCATGGCTGTTTTGCCGCCAGATCGCCACCCGCCAGCGCTACCGCCGGTAAGCCGCCAAGGTGTTCGCATTCACGATAGTTGACCCGCAGACATTCGCCGCCCCACAGCTCGCCATTTTCCCCCATACCAATGCCGTCCAGCGTCAGAGCAATCACATCGCCGCCATCGAGCGGCCAGCCGTGCTCGGCAAGACATGCAGCGGCATGCGCATGGTGATGCAGTACCGTTTCGGTTGGCAGATTCATTTCGCTGGCCCACTGGCTGGAAACATAGCCAGGGTGGGCATCATGCACGATACGCAGTGGCGTAAAATCATAAATATTCTGGATCAGGCGTAGCGCATCACGCCACTGCTGCTGAATGCCGTCATCGCTGAGATCGCCTAAATGCTGGCTGATAACCGCCTGTTCGCCACGCACCAGGCAGAAGGTATTTTTCAGATCCGCGCCTAAGCACAGCATCGGCGGCACGTCGCGAAATCCTGGCGGCAGCGCGACCGCATCCGGCACGTAACCCCGGGAACGACGCAGCATTTCCCCGCTATCACGCACCACGGAGTCATCCATCCGCTGCACAATTTCGCGGTTATGCAGCAGGAAACCATCAGCAATCGCACTTAAATCTTCCAGCGCCTGGGCGTTGGTAATGGCCGGAGGCCTGCCGCTGAGGTTGCCGGAGGTCATCACCAGTGGACAATTCATCTCTTGTAAGAGCAAATGCTGCAATGGATTCGCGGGCAGCATGACGCCCACTTCCGTTAACCCTGGCGCAATGCCCTCGCTCAATGCAGCGACATAGCGTTTCTGCACCAGCACGATCGGCGCAGCAGGTGTAGTCAGCAAACGACGAGCAGGTTCGGGCAGTCCGTCATCACCTGGCAGCATTACCGCCAGCGGTTTCGCCGGACGGTGTTTACGCAGCCTGAGCAGCGCGACGGCGTCATCATTGCGCGCATCGCACACCAGATGAAACCCACCAATGCCTTTAACCGCCACAATACCGCCTGCTTTCAGTCGCGATACCGCCGCCTGCAGCGCCTCTTCTTTCTCCGCCCGATCATCCGTGCTGAACCACTCAAGATGAGGGCCGCACACCGGACAGGCAACGGGCTGGGCATGGAAGCGACGATCATACGGGTCACGATACTCTTTGTCGCATTGCGCACAGAGTGGGAACGACGCCATCACGGTGAACGGGCGGTCATAGGGCATGGCGCAGATAATCGTAAAGCGTGGACCACAGTGGGTGCAGTTGATAAAGGGGTATCGGTAGCGGCGTTCGCCGGGGGTGTTCATTTCAACAAGGCATTCGGGACAGGTCGCGGCATCCGGAACGATTTGCGTATTCATCGTACCGCCAGTACTTTGACGAATCGAGAAATCAGCAGGCTGCTGCGTCCAGGCGAATGCTTCGCTCTCAACGCTGTCAATGCGCGCCAGCGGTGGGCAGTGTTGATGTAACTGCGCAATAAATACCGCCGGATCTTCCTGTAAGCGCACAACCACACCGTCACCGTCGTTACACACATCGCCATGCAGTTGTAACCGCTGCGCCAGTTGCCAGACGTAGGGGCGAAATCCGACGCCCTGTACTTTGCCGCGAATACGCAACTGTACGCCGGAGTGGTTGTTTATTGTCATTAGATTATTCCCGCAGTCATCAATCCCGGTTAGCCTGATGGCGCGATACTTATCAGGCCTACGGGGATGCGAACAGTAGGCCGGATAAGGCGAAGCCGCCATCCGGCATAAGTACTACCGTATTTTACGCGGATTTTCAGATATCAGAACAGCAAAGATGCGGTGGAATCCAGCGCCGCGCGACGGCGTTTTTCCGCGCTAAGTTGCTCAAGCTTATTGCGATCTACATAAATCAGCGCGTGAGTCGGGCACACTTCCATACAGGCAGGACCGGCCTCGCGATGGTGGCACAGGTCGCACTTATTGGCTTCAGCTTTTTCTGCACGGACGTTCAGACCCGCGCCGCTGTTACGCACAACCGGACGCACGACCACTTCCATTGCGCCGTAAGGACAAGCCACAACGCAAGTTTTACAGCCAATGCAGCGTTCCTGCATTACGTGAACAAAACCTTTATCGCGGCTGATCGCACCGTTCGGGCAGACGTTAGCGCACGGCGCGTCTTCACACTGGCGGCACAGCGTCGCCGTGGAGACATTAACGCCTTTGATGACGTGAATGCGGGGTAAAAAAGTTTCAGGGGTCAGCGATGCGCAGTCCTGGTTATCCTGATGGGATACCACGCAGGCCACTTCACAGGTACGGCAACCAATGCATTTATTGGCGTCTGCAATGATGAAACGGTTCATCAATTTCTCCAGCAATGACAGAATATCTGCCGAAGCATTCACAAATCGTGCCAGAATTTAATTTGCTGTTATTAAAGGAATTTTATTTTGAAGAACGCAAGAAGGGCGTGTCATCGTCACTAGTGACGATGACAAATGACAGCCGTCAGCGCGAAGCGGGCGGCGCAACTGAGTCGCGCTGGATGAGTTCACCGGTGAAGGTCTTTGGCGGCCTAAACGCCCCGTCACCCAACATAAAGATCAGACGCCCAATCGTTTCCTGAATCATTTCTGTTACCGGAATTTTAACGCTGGAAAGCGCCGGAATAGTGTATGGCGCGAGGGCGATATCATCAAAGCCAATCACCGACACCTGTGCGGGAACGCTCACGCCTTGCTCGTGCAACTGCTTCATCGCGCCAATCGCCATATCGTCATTACTGGCCACCAGCGCGGTA
This window of the Citrobacter freundii ATCC 8090 = MTCC 1658 = NBRC 12681 genome carries:
- the hypF gene encoding carbamoyltransferase HypF, which produces MTINNHSGVQLRIRGKVQGVGFRPYVWQLAQRLQLHGDVCNDGDGVVVRLQEDPAVFIAQLHQHCPPLARIDSVESEAFAWTQQPADFSIRQSTGGTMNTQIVPDAATCPECLVEMNTPGERRYRYPFINCTHCGPRFTIICAMPYDRPFTVMASFPLCAQCDKEYRDPYDRRFHAQPVACPVCGPHLEWFSTDDRAEKEEALQAAVSRLKAGGIVAVKGIGGFHLVCDARNDDAVALLRLRKHRPAKPLAVMLPGDDGLPEPARRLLTTPAAPIVLVQKRYVAALSEGIAPGLTEVGVMLPANPLQHLLLQEMNCPLVMTSGNLSGRPPAITNAQALEDLSAIADGFLLHNREIVQRMDDSVVRDSGEMLRRSRGYVPDAVALPPGFRDVPPMLCLGADLKNTFCLVRGEQAVISQHLGDLSDDGIQQQWRDALRLIQNIYDFTPLRIVHDAHPGYVSSQWASEMNLPTETVLHHHAHAAACLAEHGWPLDGGDVIALTLDGIGMGENGELWGGECLRVNYRECEHLGGLPAVALAGGDLAAKQPWRNLLAQCLRFVPDWQRYPETSGLQHQNWNVLARAIERGINAPLASSCGRLFDAVAAALHCAPESLSYEGEAACALEALASQCAGVDHPVTVPFNGNQLDLAIFWQQWLTWQTAPAERAWAFHDALACGFATLMREQAEARGIKTLVFSGGVMHNRLLSARLAFYLRDFTLLFPQRLPAGDGGLSLGQGVIAAARVLTQK
- the hydN gene encoding electron transport protein HydN — translated: MNRFIIADANKCIGCRTCEVACVVSHQDNQDCASLTPETFLPRIHVIKGVNVSTATLCRQCEDAPCANVCPNGAISRDKGFVHVMQERCIGCKTCVVACPYGAMEVVVRPVVRNSGAGLNVRAEKAEANKCDLCHHREAGPACMEVCPTHALIYVDRNKLEQLSAEKRRRAALDSTASLLF